One window of the Ictidomys tridecemlineatus isolate mIctTri1 chromosome 11, mIctTri1.hap1, whole genome shotgun sequence genome contains the following:
- the Arhgef16 gene encoding rho guanine nucleotide exchange factor 16, with the protein MSQRHSDGALEEKLLEHRFHSELRLDAHGNPASQLPIVRGSLRSRTDAAFEPEASSPSGDQEPPHIVLSTQSPAALKKGTQQMIPRNLAVASRAKAPARHQSFGAAMLSKEAARRDPQLLSVPSFSVDDMDVDVGPVGMLKRNLRNQSYRAAMKGLEAPRSKEDALHLSPKLQALAEESSQPPARCQAKNKRTLGRKRAHKGSFKDDPGFYQEIRERGLNTTHESDDDLLDEPSSPGGTRKVDTTIVVKSYRPAQITWSQLPEVVESGLLDSLSTEERKRQEAIFEILTSEFSYLHSLGILVAEFLQSRELRATMTQTEHHHLFSNILDVLAASQKFFEALEQRHKAQVCVEDISDILEEHAEQHFHPYVAYCSNEVYQQRTLQRLTSSNSSFREVLREIEKKPACGGLPMISFLILPMQRVTRLPLLTDTLCLKTQGHPERYKAASRALKAISKLVRQCNEGAHTMQRTEQMYTLHTQLDFSKVKSLPLISASRWLLKRGELFLVEETGLFRKLASRPTCYLFLFSDVLVVTKKKSEDSYAVQDYAQMDHIQVRKLEPSEASLPGGGNRSSSVPHPFQVTLLRNSEGRQEQILLSSDSASDRARWITALTYKEKQWKGLTNKGELPQVEVTKAYFAKEADEITLQQADVVLVMEEEAGWLFGERLRDGEMGWFPEDFARCITSRVAVEDNVRRMERLRVETDV; encoded by the exons ATGTCCCAGCGGCACTCGGACGGCGCTCTGGAGGAGAAACTGCTGGAACACCGCTTCCACTCCGAGCTGCGGCTGGACGCCCACGGGAACCCCGCGTCCCAGCTCCCTATAGTCCGCGGCTCCCTGAGGTCCAGGACCGATGCTGCCTTCGAGCCCGAGGCCTCGTCGCCCTCGGGGGACCAGGAGCCCCCACACATCGTCCTCAGCACCCAGAGCCCCGCAGCCCTCAAGAAGGGCACCCAGCAGATGATCCCCAGGAACCTGGCCGTGGCCAGCAGGGCCAAGGCCCCAGCCCGCCACCAGAGCTTTGGGGCAGCTATGCTTAGCAAGGAGGCCGCACGGAGGGACCCCCAGCTCCTCTCGGTCCCCAGCTTCTCCGTGGACGACATGGACGTGGACGTGGGCCCCGTGGGGATGCTGAAGCGAAACCTGCGGAACCAGTCCTACCGGGCGGCCATGAAGGGCCTGGAGGCCCCCCGCAGCAAAGAGGACGCCCTCcatctcagccccaagctccaggCTCTGGCCGAGGAGTCCAGCCAGCCTCCCGCCCGGTGCCAGGCCAAAAATAAG AGGACTCTGGGTCGGAAACGAGCACACAAGGGCTCCTTCAAGGATG ACCCCGGGTTTTACCAGGAGATCCGGGAGCGGGGTCTGAACACCACCCACGAGTCTGACGATGACCTCCTGGACGAGCCCTCCAGCCCTGGGGGCACCCGGAAGGTGGACACCACCATCGTGGTCAAGAGTTACCGGCCTGCCCAGATCacctggagccagctcccagag GTGGTGGAGTCGGGCCTGCTGGACAGCCTGTCCACGGAGGAGCGCAAAAGGCAGGAG GCCATCTTCGAGATCCTCACGTCCGAGTTCTCCTACCTGCACAGCCTGGGCATCCTGGTGGCCGAGTTCCTGCAGTCCAGGGAGCTGCGGGCAACCATGACGCAGACCGAGCACCACCACCTCTTCTCCAACATCCTGGACGTGCTGGCCGCCAGCCAGAA GTTCTTCGAGGCCCTGGAGCAGCGCCATAAGGCACAGGTGTGTGTGGAGGACATCAGCGACATCCTGGAGGAGCACGCCGAGCAGCACTTCCACCCCTACGTCGCCTACTGCTCCAACGAGGTCTACCAGCAGCGCACCCTGCAGAGGCTGAC AAGCAGCAACAGCTCCTTCCGCGAGGTCCTGCGGGAGATCGAGAAGAAGCCTGCGTGCGGGGGCCTGCCCATGatctccttcctcatcctccccaTGCAGAGGGTGACCCGGCTGCCACTCCTGACGGAC ACGCTGTGCCTCAAGACCCAAGGCCACCCTGAAAGATACAAGGCCGCCAGCCGGGCACTGAAGGCCATCAGCAAG CTGGTGAGGCAGTGCAACGAGGGGGCCCACACCATGCAGCGCACGGAGCAGATGTACACGCTGCACACGCAGCTGGACTTCAGCAAGGTCAAG TCCCTCCCCCTGATCTCCGCCTCCCGCTGGCTGCTGAAGCGCGGGGAGCTGTTCCTGGTGGAGGAGACGGGGCTTTTCAGGAAGCTCGCCAGCCGGCCCACGTGCTACCTGTTCCTGTTCAGCGACGTCCTGGTGGTCACCAAGAAGAAGAG CGAGGACAGCTACGCGGTCCAGGACTATGCCCAGATGGACCACATCCAGGTCAGGAAGCTGGAGCCCTCGGAGGCCTCTCTGCCGGGGGGTGGCAACCGCAGCTCCTCCGTGCCGCACCCCTTCCAGGTGACCCTGCTGCGCAACAGTGAGGGCCGCCAGGAGCAGATCCTGCTGTCCTCGGACTCCGC GAGTGACCGGGCCCGGTGGATCACAGCGCTTACCTACAAGGAGAAGCAGTGGAAGGGCCTGACCAACAAAGGAG AGCTGCCCCAGGTGGAGGTCACCAAGGCCTACTTTGCGAAGGAGGCGGACGAAATCACACTGCAGCAGGCAGATGTGGTCCTGGTCATGGAGGAGGAGGCCG GGTGGCTCTTTGGAGAGAGGCTGCGAGACGGAGAGATGGGCTGGTTCCCCGAGGACTTTGCCCGCTGCATCACCAGCCGTGTGGCCGTGGAGGACAACGTGCGCAGGATGGAGCGGCTGCGGGTGGAGACCGACGTGTAG